One region of Mucilaginibacter gotjawali genomic DNA includes:
- a CDS encoding TonB-dependent receptor, with the protein MKFLVGCLLSAFLSCFFYNLHAQVNVTAIRGKILAENNISAEGATIILIKYKDSSIVNTAAAGINGVFEFANINAGDYLILVSKAGCEKLYSGPYPVKSGQIFTTPDIFLKLTIQKLSGVTINSTRPELEAQPGKLILNVQNSLSAQGNSAFDILRETPGVRVDNSNNINIIGRQNALITINDVPANLTGEDLASVLRGIQANTIDRIELITAGSAKNDASSGGIINIILKKGKNTGFNGSFTGVAGYGKYYKSNAGIVFNNRTDKVNIFGNYSITKNKELHTITTDRDVDFNEILSHYHSDYKSVVGRAIDNFGLGADFYLSKTQTIGFLVNGSLTDNDFVKNNSLKIYHQSVFDSTVIANSSPDRNITRVNYNINYSGKLDSAGETLSANINYTTNNRSSTEYITNTFFDASGNPTGAPLLLQNSSPSNIRQMVSMIDFVDPVSKTSKFEAGLKFSNVVSTNDLLFGPLINGVYTSDPNYSDHFKYTENVNAAYADYQTRMNKFDLTVGLRAVQTVAKGISDTWGQVVNYNYIDLLPSLLMAYKADDKNEYSLSFNRTTKRPGYEDVNPFLYYIDLYDYRSGNPSLRPEYTTNIELTYSHNKSFAATLYSNTTTEAYEFRYYVQNDTTKVNINIPKNFGTIYNVGLRLLAPVTFTNWWRADFKLDASYQRYVAYPQNGNLNKGTKDIILSGSQSFKISNSISAGLIGFYETPSFYGISQFKANYYADGYISTQLFDKRGTLKLSMTDIFNTLRDRFNTNYQNLNFSVVDKIETQVVKLAFTYRFGKTTFKTITHPTGNEEEQNRLNSKEN; encoded by the coding sequence ATGAAGTTTTTAGTCGGGTGCTTATTGTCAGCGTTCCTGTCGTGTTTTTTTTATAATTTACATGCACAGGTAAATGTTACGGCCATAAGAGGCAAAATATTAGCAGAGAATAACATATCTGCCGAAGGCGCAACTATCATCCTGATAAAATATAAAGATTCCTCCATCGTCAATACCGCAGCAGCGGGCATAAACGGCGTTTTTGAATTTGCAAATATCAATGCGGGCGACTACCTCATCCTGGTAAGCAAAGCCGGTTGCGAAAAATTATATTCGGGACCCTACCCGGTAAAATCCGGGCAGATCTTTACCACGCCGGATATTTTTTTAAAGCTCACCATACAAAAACTTAGCGGGGTAACCATAAACAGCACCCGCCCTGAACTTGAAGCCCAGCCCGGTAAGCTTATCCTTAATGTTCAGAACAGTTTAAGCGCCCAGGGGAATTCTGCCTTTGATATTTTACGGGAGACGCCCGGTGTAAGAGTTGATAACAGCAATAATATCAACATTATCGGGCGTCAGAATGCATTGATCACTATCAATGATGTACCCGCCAATTTAACCGGCGAGGATCTTGCGAGCGTTTTAAGGGGCATCCAGGCCAACACCATCGACAGGATTGAACTGATTACCGCTGGTTCCGCAAAAAACGATGCGTCAAGCGGAGGTATTATCAATATCATCCTGAAGAAAGGAAAAAACACCGGATTTAATGGCTCATTTACCGGAGTGGCCGGTTATGGTAAATATTATAAAAGCAATGCGGGGATTGTGTTTAATAACCGTACTGACAAGGTAAATATCTTTGGAAACTACAGCATTACTAAAAATAAGGAACTTCATACCATTACTACCGACCGGGATGTGGATTTCAACGAGATATTAAGCCACTATCATTCCGACTATAAAAGCGTTGTCGGCAGGGCAATCGATAATTTTGGCCTTGGCGCCGATTTTTACCTGTCCAAAACCCAAACTATTGGTTTTTTAGTGAACGGCTCATTAACTGACAATGATTTTGTGAAAAATAACTCTTTAAAAATTTATCACCAGTCGGTTTTTGATTCTACGGTAATTGCCAATTCAAGCCCTGATAGAAATATTACGCGCGTAAACTATAACATTAATTATAGTGGAAAACTGGATAGCGCGGGGGAAACGCTTTCTGCGAATATTAACTACACCACCAATAACCGAAGTTCAACCGAGTACATAACAAATACTTTTTTTGATGCTTCCGGAAACCCGACCGGTGCGCCATTGTTACTGCAGAATTCATCGCCGTCAAATATCCGGCAAATGGTTTCCATGATCGATTTTGTGGATCCTGTCTCGAAAACATCGAAATTTGAAGCGGGGCTTAAATTTAGCAATGTTGTTAGCACTAACGACCTGTTGTTTGGCCCCCTGATAAATGGCGTGTACACCAGCGATCCTAATTACAGCGATCACTTTAAATATACTGAAAACGTTAATGCGGCCTATGCGGATTACCAAACCAGGATGAACAAGTTTGACCTGACGGTGGGACTGCGTGCCGTTCAAACCGTAGCCAAAGGAATTTCTGACACCTGGGGCCAGGTAGTTAATTACAATTATATTGATTTGTTACCAAGCCTGTTGATGGCATATAAAGCTGACGATAAAAACGAATATTCGCTAAGTTTTAACCGTACTACAAAGCGGCCCGGTTATGAAGATGTGAACCCATTTCTATATTATATCGACCTGTATGATTATCGATCGGGAAACCCCAGCCTGAGACCGGAATACACAACGAATATTGAACTGACCTATAGTCACAATAAATCATTTGCTGCTACCTTATACAGCAATACTACCACCGAAGCCTATGAATTCAGGTATTACGTTCAAAATGACACCACTAAGGTAAACATCAATATCCCGAAAAATTTTGGTACTATTTATAATGTGGGATTGAGGCTTTTAGCGCCGGTAACATTTACCAACTGGTGGAGGGCCGATTTTAAACTGGATGCATCTTACCAGCGGTATGTAGCCTATCCGCAAAACGGCAATTTAAACAAGGGAACCAAGGATATTATTTTATCTGGCAGTCAGAGTTTTAAGATCAGTAATTCGATTTCGGCAGGGCTGATCGGGTTTTATGAAACGCCGAGTTTTTATGGTATAAGCCAGTTTAAAGCAAACTACTACGCAGATGGTTACATCAGCACACAACTATTTGATAAAAGGGGTACGTTGAAGTTAAGCATGACCGATATTTTTAACACCCTGCGAGACAGGTTCAATACCAATTACCAGAACCTGAACTTTTCAGTCGTGGATAAAATAGAAACGCAGGTGGTGAAGCTGGCCTTTACTTACCGCTTCGGTAAAACAACCTTTAAAACAATTACACACCCTACCGGAAACGAAGAAGAACAAAACAGGCTGAACAGTAAAGAGAACTAG
- a CDS encoding DUF3037 domain-containing protein translates to MQQEYLFEYAVIRVVPRVEREEFLNIGVIVFCAKQKFLQARYLLDEKRLKAFAPGLDLAELKEHICSIERICIGGKDAGPIGKLDIASRFRWLTATRSTIVQTSKVHPGFCKDAGQTLERLFGQLVV, encoded by the coding sequence ATGCAGCAGGAATACTTATTTGAATATGCCGTGATCCGCGTGGTGCCAAGGGTTGAGCGCGAAGAATTTCTGAATATAGGGGTGATTGTTTTTTGCGCCAAACAAAAATTCCTCCAGGCCAGGTACCTGCTGGATGAGAAACGGCTGAAAGCTTTTGCCCCCGGCCTTGACCTGGCCGAATTGAAAGAGCATATCTGCTCCATTGAACGAATCTGCATCGGCGGCAAAGACGCGGGCCCTATCGGTAAACTGGATATCGCCTCCCGCTTTCGCTGGCTCACAGCTACCCGCAGTACCATCGTGCAAACCTCAAAAGTACATCCCGGTTTTTGCAAAGATGCGGGGCAAACGCTGGAAAGGTTATTTGGGCAATTGGTAGTTTGA
- a CDS encoding APC family permease, with protein MATKTVQAKLKHELGLLDGTMLVAGSMIGSGIFIVSADITRNVGSAGWLIAVWLITGFMTITAAVSYGELSAMYPKAGGQYVYLKEAYNKLIAFLYGWSFFAVIQTGTIAAVGVAFSKFTAYLIPAVSEDHILYPFNHYLAKGEVKPTFSITAAQCVSIGIILLLTYINTKGVKSGKLIQNTFTITKLLSLFGLIIFGFIALKGDVWHANWAHAWDLHNLKPDGSVVPLTIATALGAIAASMVGSIFSSDSWNNVTFIAGEMHNPKRNVGLSLFLGTLIVTIIYISANVVYTGVLSMHDIATADKDRVAVAASHVIFGNAGTYVIAIMIMISTFGCNNGLIMAGARVYHTMAKDGLFFKKTGTLNKFSVPEFGLWIQALVASVLCLSGRYGDLLDMISLVVVIFYILTIFGIYILRVKQPDVERPYKAFGYPVLPAIYIILGLAFCILLLIYKPEYSRGGLYIVLAGIPIYFIAKRYLKNDDQEELAG; from the coding sequence ATGGCAACAAAAACAGTACAAGCAAAATTAAAACATGAACTGGGACTGCTGGATGGCACCATGCTGGTGGCAGGCTCGATGATCGGCTCAGGTATATTTATTGTAAGCGCGGATATCACCCGTAATGTAGGCTCGGCAGGCTGGCTGATAGCCGTTTGGCTGATCACCGGGTTTATGACCATTACCGCTGCGGTTAGTTATGGCGAATTGAGCGCCATGTACCCCAAAGCAGGCGGCCAGTATGTTTATTTAAAGGAAGCTTATAACAAACTGATTGCCTTTTTATACGGCTGGAGTTTTTTCGCAGTGATACAAACCGGCACAATAGCGGCTGTTGGCGTGGCATTTTCCAAATTCACAGCCTATCTTATCCCTGCGGTTAGCGAGGACCATATTTTATACCCATTTAACCATTACCTTGCCAAGGGTGAAGTAAAACCTACTTTCTCCATCACTGCGGCGCAATGCGTTTCTATTGGGATCATCCTTTTGCTTACTTATATCAACACCAAGGGGGTAAAAAGCGGTAAACTCATTCAAAACACTTTCACCATCACCAAGCTTTTAAGTTTGTTTGGGTTGATCATTTTTGGATTTATTGCTTTAAAGGGCGATGTATGGCATGCTAACTGGGCACATGCCTGGGATTTACATAACCTAAAGCCGGATGGCAGCGTAGTGCCCCTTACTATTGCTACTGCGCTGGGTGCTATTGCAGCGTCTATGGTAGGTTCAATCTTCAGCAGCGACTCCTGGAATAACGTAACTTTTATAGCAGGCGAAATGCATAACCCCAAACGCAACGTAGGGCTAAGCTTATTTTTAGGCACGCTCATCGTTACCATTATTTATATATCGGCCAATGTTGTTTATACCGGCGTGTTGTCCATGCATGATATAGCTACTGCCGATAAGGACCGGGTAGCTGTTGCAGCTTCTCACGTGATCTTCGGAAATGCAGGCACTTACGTGATCGCCATTATGATCATGATCTCCACCTTCGGTTGCAACAACGGATTGATCATGGCCGGAGCAAGGGTCTATCATACCATGGCCAAGGATGGTTTGTTTTTTAAGAAAACAGGCACATTGAACAAATTTTCTGTTCCTGAATTTGGCTTGTGGATCCAGGCGCTGGTTGCCAGCGTGCTTTGCTTAAGCGGCCGGTACGGCGACCTGCTGGATATGATCTCCCTGGTGGTGGTTATCTTTTATATTCTCACTATTTTCGGTATTTATATTTTAAGGGTAAAACAACCTGATGTTGAAAGGCCCTATAAAGCTTTCGGCTACCCCGTTCTGCCGGCCATTTATATCATCCTGGGCCTGGCATTTTGTATCCTGCTATTAATTTACAAACCCGAGTATTCGCGTGGTGGTTTGTATATTGTATTAGCCGGAATACCCATTTATTTTATCGCAAAGAGGTACTTGAAAAATGATGATCAGGAAGAGCTGGCTGGCTAG
- a CDS encoding HipA family kinase, giving the protein MNFSLPQLRTVNVTRYVTPLREGGSLPAIAEADDGFLYVLKFRGAGQGSRALIAELIGGEIARALGLKVPEIVFANLDEAFGRTEPDEEIQDLLKASVGLNLALHYLSGAITFDPAITRLDAKPASQIVWLDCLLMNVDRTPRNTNMLTWHKELWLIDHGAALYFHHSWDNWREQAKRPFILVKDHVLLPGATELETVDAEFKAILTPERIKAIVALVPDEWLTGETTFSSPHEYREAYAEFLLTRIAHSEIFIKEAQHAAGILI; this is encoded by the coding sequence ATGAATTTTAGTTTGCCACAATTACGCACCGTTAATGTTACCCGTTATGTTACGCCATTGCGCGAAGGTGGCTCTTTACCTGCCATAGCCGAAGCGGATGACGGTTTTTTGTATGTACTGAAATTCCGTGGTGCAGGACAAGGCAGCAGGGCATTAATAGCAGAATTGATCGGCGGCGAAATTGCACGCGCGCTGGGCCTTAAAGTGCCTGAGATTGTTTTTGCCAACCTGGACGAAGCATTTGGGCGCACTGAACCGGATGAGGAGATCCAGGACCTGCTTAAAGCAAGTGTCGGGCTAAACCTGGCCCTGCATTACCTTTCGGGCGCCATCACGTTCGACCCGGCAATTACCCGTCTGGATGCAAAACCTGCTTCGCAAATTGTTTGGCTCGATTGCTTGCTAATGAATGTTGACCGTACGCCGCGCAATACCAATATGCTTACCTGGCATAAAGAATTATGGCTGATTGATCATGGCGCCGCGTTATATTTTCATCACTCATGGGATAACTGGCGCGAACAGGCCAAACGCCCCTTTATACTGGTAAAGGACCATGTATTACTACCGGGGGCTACAGAATTGGAAACCGTTGACGCGGAGTTCAAGGCGATACTTACACCCGAACGCATCAAAGCAATTGTAGCATTGGTACCTGATGAATGGCTGACCGGGGAAACTACATTCAGCTCTCCCCACGAATACCGTGAAGCCTATGCAGAATTTTTGCTGACCAGGATAGCCCATTCAGAAATTTTTATTAAAGAAGCTCAGCATGCAGCAGGAATACTTATTTGA
- a CDS encoding UbiD family decarboxylase has translation MSYKSLQACITDLEKHGHLIRIKEEVDPYLQMAAIHLRVFEHGGPAILFENVKGSKFPAVSNLFGTLERSKFIFRDSLDKVKTLVELKSDPLKAIKHPFKYANVALTALSALPMKVGKNAQVNFAKCRISDIPQIVNWPKDGGPFVTMPQVYTEDIDKPGIMNANLGMYRIQLAGNDYILNKEIGLHYQLHRGIGVHQTKANAKGQPLKVSIFVGGPPSHPVAAVMPLPEGLSEMTFAGALGNRRFRYFYDEEGFCISADADFVITGTVMPHDNKPEGPFGDHLGYYSLKHPFPLLKVHNVYHRKDAIWSFTVVGRPPQEDTSFGALIHEITGSAIPKEIPGLHAVNAVDAAGVHPLLFAIGSERYTPYSNERRPQEILTIANHILGKGQLSLAKYLFITSKEDDPKLDVNDIGGFLKHILQRIDLSRDLHFYTNTSIDTLDYSGSGLNSGSKVAVAVAGEIKRELWAELPADFILPRPFANFKMVMPGVLAVKVPKNIKHSDTPLIFEILEEELGDTDLDGLPLMVLCDDADFTAQNLNNFVWVTFTRSNPSHDIYGINSFIENKHWGCKGPLIIDARIKPHHAPVLEKDPEVEKLVDKMGEKGGTLYGII, from the coding sequence ATGAGCTACAAAAGTTTACAAGCCTGTATTACCGACCTTGAAAAGCATGGTCATCTGATCCGGATAAAAGAAGAAGTTGACCCTTATTTGCAAATGGCGGCCATACATTTGCGCGTATTTGAGCACGGCGGACCGGCTATCCTTTTTGAAAATGTAAAGGGCAGTAAGTTTCCCGCTGTATCCAATTTGTTTGGTACGCTGGAGCGGTCGAAGTTTATTTTCAGGGATTCGCTGGACAAAGTGAAAACCCTGGTCGAACTCAAATCTGATCCGCTTAAAGCTATCAAACATCCTTTTAAATATGCCAATGTTGCCTTAACGGCATTATCTGCGTTGCCTATGAAGGTTGGCAAAAATGCGCAGGTCAATTTTGCCAAATGCAGGATCAGCGATATCCCCCAAATTGTTAACTGGCCCAAAGATGGCGGGCCCTTCGTTACCATGCCGCAGGTGTATACCGAAGATATAGATAAACCCGGCATCATGAATGCCAACCTGGGCATGTACCGCATTCAATTGGCCGGTAACGATTATATTTTGAATAAAGAGATCGGCTTGCATTACCAGCTGCATCGTGGTATCGGCGTTCATCAAACCAAAGCCAACGCCAAAGGACAGCCGCTGAAGGTGAGCATATTTGTGGGTGGCCCACCGTCGCATCCCGTTGCCGCGGTGATGCCATTGCCGGAAGGGCTCTCGGAAATGACCTTCGCCGGGGCTTTAGGTAACCGCCGTTTTCGTTATTTTTATGATGAGGAAGGTTTTTGCATTTCGGCCGATGCTGATTTTGTAATCACCGGAACAGTAATGCCGCACGACAACAAACCCGAAGGCCCTTTTGGCGATCATTTGGGATATTATAGTTTAAAACATCCTTTTCCGCTGTTAAAGGTGCATAACGTATATCACCGGAAAGATGCTATCTGGTCGTTTACCGTAGTGGGGCGGCCTCCTCAGGAAGATACCAGCTTTGGCGCGTTGATTCACGAGATCACCGGTTCTGCTATCCCGAAGGAAATCCCCGGCCTGCACGCTGTTAACGCTGTTGATGCAGCCGGTGTGCATCCATTGTTGTTTGCTATTGGCAGCGAGCGCTATACGCCCTATTCAAACGAACGCAGGCCGCAGGAGATCCTGACCATAGCCAACCATATTTTAGGTAAAGGACAGCTGAGCCTGGCAAAATACCTTTTTATCACCTCGAAAGAAGATGACCCAAAGCTTGATGTAAACGACATCGGTGGATTTTTAAAACATATCCTGCAACGGATAGACCTAAGCCGCGACCTGCATTTTTATACCAATACCAGTATCGATACGCTGGATTACAGCGGCAGCGGCCTTAATTCGGGCAGTAAAGTGGCCGTTGCAGTTGCAGGGGAAATTAAGCGAGAACTTTGGGCAGAATTGCCCGCTGATTTTATACTGCCCCGCCCGTTTGCAAACTTCAAAATGGTAATGCCCGGCGTACTGGCGGTTAAGGTGCCGAAAAACATCAAACACAGCGATACCCCGCTGATTTTTGAGATTTTGGAAGAAGAATTGGGTGACACCGACCTGGACGGACTTCCATTAATGGTTTTGTGCGATGATGCCGACTTCACAGCTCAAAACCTAAATAATTTTGTGTGGGTTACCTTTACAAGGAGCAACCCGTCGCATGATATTTATGGCATCAACAGCTTTATTGAAAATAAACACTGGGGCTGCAAGGGGCCGCTGATCATTGATGCACGCATCAAGCCACACCATGCCCCGGTTTTGGAAAAAGATCCGGAGGTTGAAAAACTGGTGGATAAGATGGGGGAGAAGGGCGGAACTTTGTATGGGATTATTTGA
- a CDS encoding DUF1634 domain-containing protein, with protein sequence MTKFKDKDMQLLLGQVLRAGTIISISIVFIGGIFYLVRHGHSIANYKVFNGIPDFVQHPSGIIYGILNIKGQAIIQFGIVLLIATPIMRVVFSTIGFVLEKDYMYVAISLVVLSIIFFSMMTGRAG encoded by the coding sequence ATGACAAAATTTAAAGACAAAGACATGCAATTATTGCTGGGCCAGGTTTTGAGAGCCGGAACAATAATATCCATCAGCATCGTTTTTATTGGCGGCATCTTTTATTTGGTTAGGCACGGTCATTCGATAGCCAATTACAAAGTATTTAACGGCATACCCGATTTTGTGCAGCATCCGTCAGGCATAATTTATGGGATTTTGAATATTAAAGGCCAGGCTATAATCCAGTTCGGTATTGTACTGCTTATAGCCACACCCATCATGAGGGTAGTGTTTTCGACAATCGGTTTTGTGCTCGAAAAAGATTACATGTATGTGGCCATCAGCCTGGTGGTTTTATCCATTATCTTTTTTAGTATGATGACCGGGCGGGCAGGATAA
- a CDS encoding sulfite exporter TauE/SafE family protein: MTILVFTLIILIGAYFAGLLGSLTGLGGGFVIIPLLTLVLHVDIHYAIGASLVSVIATSSGSAAAFVKEGITNLRLGMFLEIATTAGAMCGAILATHIPTSYIAVIFGLILIFSALLSLKKKAENIVREKSYLAEKLKLSGSYPGNNGAIDYSVTRVGGGFVMMIFAGIISGLLGIGSGALKVIAMDTIMRIPFKVSTTTSNFMIGVTASASAVVYLQRGYISPGLSMPVVIGVLAGAFTGSKILVQSTSSRWLRYIFAIVISALAVQMIYHGVTGKI, encoded by the coding sequence ATGACCATACTGGTATTTACCCTGATCATTCTTATCGGCGCCTATTTTGCAGGTTTACTTGGTTCATTAACCGGTTTGGGTGGCGGCTTTGTGATCATCCCATTACTGACACTGGTTTTGCATGTCGATATCCATTATGCCATTGGTGCGTCGCTTGTTTCTGTTATCGCTACCTCTTCGGGTTCGGCAGCGGCGTTTGTGAAAGAGGGAATCACCAATTTACGGCTGGGTATGTTTTTGGAGATCGCTACAACCGCAGGCGCCATGTGCGGGGCCATACTGGCAACGCATATCCCAACCAGTTATATTGCCGTAATATTCGGGCTGATATTGATATTTTCGGCGCTGCTTTCATTAAAAAAGAAAGCGGAAAATATAGTACGCGAAAAAAGCTACCTGGCCGAAAAATTAAAGCTCAGCGGCAGCTATCCGGGCAATAACGGAGCAATTGATTACAGTGTAACCCGGGTTGGCGGCGGTTTTGTGATGATGATCTTTGCGGGCATCATATCGGGCCTGCTGGGCATTGGCTCCGGCGCTTTAAAAGTGATTGCGATGGATACCATTATGCGCATCCCCTTCAAGGTATCAACTACTACAAGTAATTTCATGATCGGTGTTACTGCATCAGCCAGCGCGGTGGTTTATTTGCAACGGGGCTATATCAGCCCGGGCCTGTCAATGCCGGTAGTGATCGGTGTGCTGGCAGGCGCATTTACCGGCTCGAAAATATTGGTACAATCAACCTCATCCAGGTGGCTGAGGTATATTTTTGCGATTGTAATTTCGGCGCTGGCGGTACAAATGATCTATCACGGGGTAACGGGAAAAATATAG
- the dacB gene encoding D-alanyl-D-alanine carboxypeptidase/D-alanyl-D-alanine endopeptidase, producing MMIRKSWLASVLFFSGNLFAQPLQQHLQTAFNRLQTDSQCRYASVSLTVLDAKTGETVFAGNPNMGLATASTLKTVTTITAFNLLGKDFQYQTQFGYSGSVGADGTLTGDVIIKGAGDPTLGSWRYESSHEHHILSLMVDALQKAGIKKINGRIVGDDSIFGSQSIPPGWIWMDVGNYYGAGTSGLTWRENQFDIKLRTGRIGSPIEIAREVPAVPYLDFKSELLNAPAGTGDEAYAFLPVGGKLMYLRGTYAEDQSKKSISVALPDPAYDAAFRLADTLKRLGILVSNEPESTGTLTAKGLPAPQIATNLTTILSPRLSQIIYWLNQKSINLYAEQLLKTIAWKAGKQPSTENGVEVLQDFWKAKGIDPHSLNIFDGSGLSPGDRVTTLTMAAILQSAKKETWFPDFYESLPTYNNMKMKSGTILNVLCYAGYQTYKGRELCFSIMVNNFNGSSRAVKEKIFRVLDELK from the coding sequence ATGATGATCAGGAAGAGCTGGCTGGCTAGCGTACTTTTTTTTTCGGGGAATTTATTTGCGCAGCCGCTTCAGCAGCATTTGCAAACAGCGTTTAACCGCTTGCAGACCGACAGCCAGTGCCGCTATGCCTCGGTTTCGCTTACCGTTTTGGACGCTAAAACCGGCGAAACCGTATTTGCCGGCAATCCAAATATGGGGCTGGCAACGGCTTCAACCCTGAAAACGGTTACCACCATTACCGCTTTTAATTTACTGGGTAAGGATTTCCAATACCAAACCCAGTTTGGTTATTCAGGTTCAGTAGGCGCTGACGGAACGCTTACCGGCGATGTCATTATCAAGGGAGCAGGTGATCCAACGCTGGGCAGCTGGCGATATGAAAGTTCGCATGAGCACCATATCCTAAGTTTAATGGTAGATGCGCTGCAAAAAGCGGGCATCAAAAAAATTAACGGAAGGATTGTTGGCGACGACAGTATTTTCGGCTCACAATCCATTCCCCCCGGATGGATTTGGATGGATGTGGGCAATTACTATGGTGCCGGAACTTCCGGCCTTACCTGGCGCGAAAACCAGTTCGATATTAAACTCAGGACCGGGAGGATTGGCAGCCCGATTGAGATTGCCCGCGAAGTACCGGCAGTACCTTATCTGGATTTTAAAAGCGAACTATTAAACGCCCCGGCAGGCACCGGCGACGAAGCTTATGCGTTTTTACCGGTTGGCGGCAAACTGATGTACCTAAGGGGAACTTATGCCGAAGATCAAAGTAAAAAAAGTATTTCCGTAGCCCTCCCCGACCCTGCCTATGATGCTGCTTTCCGTTTAGCGGATACCTTAAAACGATTGGGTATTTTGGTAAGCAACGAACCTGAATCCACAGGTACTTTAACCGCTAAAGGCTTGCCGGCGCCGCAGATCGCCACAAACCTAACCACCATCCTTTCACCCCGGTTAAGCCAGATCATTTACTGGCTCAACCAAAAAAGCATTAACCTATACGCGGAGCAATTGCTGAAAACTATTGCCTGGAAAGCCGGCAAACAGCCCTCCACCGAAAATGGCGTGGAGGTACTGCAGGATTTCTGGAAAGCAAAAGGCATAGATCCGCATTCCCTGAATATTTTTGATGGCAGCGGCCTTTCCCCCGGCGACAGGGTAACGACCCTTACCATGGCCGCAATCCTGCAATCGGCCAAAAAGGAAACCTGGTTCCCTGATTTTTATGAAAGCCTGCCTACTTACAACAATATGAAAATGAAAAGCGGCACCATACTAAATGTACTGTGCTATGCCGGCTATCAAACCTATAAAGGCCGCGAACTTTGTTTCAGTATTATGGTAAATAATTTTAACGGATCAAGCCGTGCTGTGAAGGAGAAAATATTCAGGGTTTTGGATGAGTTGAAATAA